In Oscillospiraceae bacterium, the following are encoded in one genomic region:
- a CDS encoding flagellar hook-basal body protein has protein sequence MINGFYSARSGAIGSQNSLDITANNIANVNTQGYKTQRAVFSELMSTTVNGSDISVGNGSRVSAVNRDTENGAPANMGLTLDAAIHGDGYFAVKGYDGEISYTRCGNFLLSEENGANYLVTSSGEYILGADGGKIKVENGSESDSIYKAALYRFDNPEAMMLLGGGKYAVSENSGEAIPDSESEITVHTEEQSNVEIISEMTDMIRAQRSFQYNIKMVQTADEIEQTVNSLRN, from the coding sequence ATGATTAACGGTTTTTATTCGGCCAGATCAGGCGCCATCGGTTCTCAGAACAGTCTTGATATCACAGCCAACAACATAGCCAACGTAAACACACAGGGCTACAAGACTCAAAGAGCTGTTTTTTCCGAGCTCATGTCCACAACTGTCAATGGCAGCGATATATCGGTCGGAAACGGAAGCAGAGTTTCGGCGGTGAACAGAGACACAGAAAATGGCGCTCCGGCCAATATGGGATTAACCCTTGACGCGGCCATACACGGAGACGGATATTTTGCGGTAAAGGGATATGACGGAGAAATATCATATACACGCTGCGGAAATTTTCTTTTATCTGAAGAAAACGGCGCGAATTATCTCGTGACTTCATCAGGAGAATATATTCTAGGCGCAGACGGCGGTAAAATAAAAGTTGAGAACGGCAGCGAATCGGACAGCATATATAAAGCCGCGCTTTACAGATTCGACAACCCGGAGGCAATGATGTTATTGGGCGGCGGCAAATATGCGGTAAGTGAAAATTCGGGAGAAGCTATACCAGACAGTGAATCAGAAATCACGGTACACACGGAAGAACAGTCAAACGTAGAGATCATATCCGAGATGACGGATATGATCCGCGCGCAGAGAAGCTTTCAGTATAATATAAAAATGGTTCAGACTGCTGATGAAATCGAGCAAACGGTAAACAGTCTCAGAAACTGA
- the flgN gene encoding flagellar export chaperone FlgN, with amino-acid sequence MSPADLTKLSKLLDSLSRHYSKLQDMENEKTKALMSGDIDALNKLMNDEQAVLMECHNTEEARKKLCINSKYKTLGELMESSEEYGCLLGPVFKKLSDTLNSVKKANMLNMRLLEVRKSTTSYLLEHIGISDQETGYKKSVRVKA; translated from the coding sequence ATGAGCCCGGCTGATCTGACAAAGCTTTCAAAGCTGCTTGATAGCCTTTCCCGTCATTATTCAAAGCTTCAGGATATGGAAAACGAAAAAACGAAAGCTCTGATGTCCGGAGATATAGACGCTTTGAACAAGCTGATGAACGACGAACAGGCAGTTCTTATGGAATGTCATAACACCGAAGAGGCCAGGAAAAAGCTTTGTATAAATTCAAAATATAAAACGCTCGGTGAGCTGATGGAAAGCTCTGAGGAGTACGGATGCCTTCTTGGGCCCGTTTTTAAAAAGCTTTCGGACACGCTTAACAGTGTTAAAAAAGCAAACATGCTCAATATGAGACTTTTGGAGGTAAGAAAATCCACCACTTCTTATTTACTTGAGCATATCGGAATATCTGATCAAGAAACCGGGTATAAAAAATCTGTTCGGGTAAAGGCCTGA
- a CDS encoding flagellar hook-basal body protein, protein MDNAIYSAVTGMLNRARTLDITGNNIANINTTGYKQQDMTTSAFNEFVTYRISNGKKTEIGSLTHGCIADSAYSLITQGTLDQTGRALDFAITGDGFFKVSDASGNEGLTRDGNFYVNADGYLTASSGAFVMGKQGRINIGSADGISVSEQGEIMSDGKYMDILDIISPEDITALQKRQDGTYSYAGNDAGFGGKVIQGSLELSNVNIISEMTSMIEASRAFQSCSQAVKIIDQMNQKTVNEIGRV, encoded by the coding sequence ATGGATAACGCAATATATTCGGCGGTTACAGGAATGCTTAATCGCGCAAGAACGCTTGATATCACCGGAAATAATATCGCTAATATAAATACCACTGGATATAAACAACAGGATATGACGACATCAGCGTTTAATGAGTTTGTCACATACAGAATATCAAACGGTAAAAAGACAGAGATAGGCTCGTTGACACACGGCTGCATCGCCGATTCGGCTTATTCCTTAATAACGCAAGGGACGCTTGATCAGACCGGCCGGGCGCTTGATTTTGCCATAACAGGCGATGGCTTTTTTAAAGTTTCGGATGCGTCCGGAAATGAAGGTCTGACAAGAGATGGGAATTTCTATGTTAATGCCGACGGATATCTGACCGCCTCGTCAGGCGCGTTTGTAATGGGAAAGCAAGGCAGGATAAATATTGGATCAGCTGATGGTATAAGCGTCTCAGAACAAGGAGAGATCATGTCAGACGGCAAATATATGGACATCCTTGATATAATCTCACCTGAGGATATCACCGCTTTACAGAAACGGCAGGATGGGACATATTCATACGCCGGAAATGATGCAGGCTTTGGCGGAAAGGTCATACAGGGAAGCCTTGAGCTTTCCAATGTAAATATCATAAGCGAGATGACATCGATGATTGAAGCATCGAGAGCTTTTCAGTCGTGCAGTCAGGCTGTGAAGATAATTGATCAGATGAATCAGAAAACTGTGAATGAAATCGGAAGGGTTTGA
- the flhA gene encoding flagellar biosynthesis protein FlhA, with protein MKKAFDNILTIFIIGIIFLIIIPLGTMLLDAMLIINISLSMIILLITMHIKEPLEFSVFPSVLLISTLLRVSLNVSSTRLILGNGGNAGNVIKAFGQYVIGGNPVVGFIIFLIIVIVQFIVITKGAERVAEVAARFTLDAMPGKQMAIDADLNSGLIDDQTAKSRRVKIQREADFYGSMDGATKFVKGDAIVSIIIVLINSIGGIIIGMVQGNGSFSEVLSIYIVATVGDGLVSQISSLLISTATGMIVTRASSENSLSMDLKTQIVSYPVVLLITGIIVITMSAIPGFPIAVLLVVGGSLTGVALYLRNKQKLSDKKPDEALPQSETEFYRNTENIYTLLNVEPIEVEVGYSLIPIVDESKGGNFINRVVMLRRRFAEEIGIVIPSVTLRDNSELGVNEYVIKLKGEKLADGEVLADHFLAMNPIDGADEIEGIDTVEPAFGIPAKWINADKRETAQMSGYTVIDPLSVIMTHLSEMIKRHAHEMLGRKELNSLLDNLKKANKDFVDEIIPSMISKGDLHRILCNLLSEGIPIRDLQTIIETIAEHAQTIKDTDILTEYTRQALKRTITRKYAHDGNIKVLTVTPDTENIIMSSVKKNANGSYVSLAPDVMQKLLTSHMKEEKKMKDLVGDVVVLTSPIVRFYYKKLIEQFSSDAVVLSFNEINSNVSIQALGTISA; from the coding sequence ATGAAAAAAGCATTCGACAACATTCTTACAATTTTTATTATCGGCATAATATTTCTTATTATTATACCGTTGGGCACTATGCTGCTTGACGCTATGCTGATCATAAACATATCGCTGTCGATGATAATACTGCTTATCACGATGCATATCAAGGAGCCTCTTGAATTCTCCGTATTTCCGTCCGTTTTGCTTATATCGACATTGCTTAGAGTTTCGCTTAACGTGTCCTCGACAAGGTTGATTCTCGGAAACGGCGGAAACGCGGGAAATGTCATAAAAGCCTTCGGGCAGTATGTAATCGGAGGGAATCCTGTAGTTGGATTTATCATATTCCTCATAATCGTCATCGTGCAGTTTATCGTAATCACAAAAGGAGCGGAAAGAGTCGCTGAGGTGGCGGCGAGATTCACGCTGGATGCCATGCCCGGAAAACAGATGGCAATCGATGCCGACTTGAATTCCGGACTCATAGACGACCAGACGGCAAAGTCAAGGCGCGTAAAAATTCAGCGAGAGGCGGATTTTTACGGATCTATGGACGGCGCCACAAAGTTTGTAAAGGGCGACGCGATAGTATCGATAATAATTGTTCTGATCAACAGCATCGGCGGCATAATTATCGGGATGGTTCAGGGAAACGGATCATTTAGCGAGGTGCTTTCTATATACATAGTCGCAACAGTCGGCGACGGACTTGTATCTCAGATTTCATCGCTGCTTATTTCGACGGCAACGGGTATGATAGTGACAAGGGCATCGTCGGAAAACAGCCTCAGCATGGATCTTAAGACGCAGATAGTGTCATATCCTGTCGTTCTTCTTATAACCGGCATAATAGTGATAACAATGTCGGCGATTCCCGGATTTCCCATAGCGGTGCTTCTTGTGGTTGGCGGATCGTTGACCGGCGTGGCACTGTATTTAAGAAACAAGCAAAAATTGTCTGATAAAAAGCCGGACGAAGCTCTTCCGCAGAGCGAAACAGAGTTTTACAGAAACACCGAAAATATATATACTCTTTTAAATGTAGAGCCGATAGAAGTCGAGGTGGGATACAGCCTGATCCCAATTGTCGACGAAAGCAAGGGCGGAAACTTTATCAACAGAGTCGTGATGCTCCGCCGAAGGTTTGCGGAGGAAATAGGGATCGTTATTCCGTCAGTTACACTTAGGGATAATTCCGAGCTCGGCGTAAACGAATATGTTATAAAGCTGAAGGGCGAGAAGCTGGCGGACGGCGAGGTGCTGGCCGATCATTTTCTTGCAATGAATCCTATTGACGGTGCCGATGAGATAGAAGGCATCGATACTGTAGAGCCCGCCTTTGGAATACCTGCAAAATGGATAAACGCAGATAAGCGGGAAACGGCGCAGATGAGCGGCTATACAGTTATAGATCCGCTTTCCGTAATAATGACTCACCTTTCTGAAATGATTAAGAGACACGCGCATGAAATGCTTGGCAGAAAAGAACTGAATTCTTTGCTTGATAATTTGAAAAAAGCAAACAAAGATTTTGTGGATGAAATAATACCGTCAATGATCAGCAAAGGTGATCTGCACAGAATACTTTGCAACCTGCTTTCCGAGGGTATACCAATCAGGGATTTACAGACCATCATAGAAACAATAGCCGAACATGCGCAGACGATAAAGGACACAGATATACTGACTGAATACACACGGCAGGCACTGAAGAGGACAATAACAAGAAAATACGCGCATGATGGCAACATAAAGGTTCTGACAGTAACTCCTGATACAGAAAATATTATTATGAGCAGCGTAAAGAAAAACGCGAACGGCTCTTATGTATCTTTGGCCCCCGATGTCATGCAAAAGCTTTTGACTTCGCATATGAAAGAAGAAAAGAAGATGAAGGATCTGGTCGGCGACGTGGTCGTGCTGACTTCTCCGATCGTCAGATTTTATTATAAAAAGCTGATAGAACAATTTTCATCAGACGCAGTTGTTCTGTCTTTCAACGAAATAAATTCAAATGTCAGTATTCAAGCACTGGGAACCATATCTGCGTAA
- a CDS encoding flagellar biosynthetic protein FliQ, which translates to MSQGDIISIIKDTVMTALLISAPFLLVSAAIGIIISVFQAATQIHEQNISFVFKIVAIGVMLVLLFSWLNTTMIDFTNRTFASIQSLV; encoded by the coding sequence ATGTCGCAGGGAGATATTATTTCGATAATAAAGGACACTGTAATGACCGCGCTTCTGATATCGGCTCCGTTTTTACTCGTCAGCGCCGCAATCGGGATAATAATTTCCGTGTTTCAGGCAGCGACTCAGATACATGAGCAGAACATAAGCTTTGTGTTCAAAATCGTCGCCATAGGAGTGATGCTCGTATTGCTTTTCTCATGGCTCAATACGACTATGATCGATTTTACCAACAGAACTTTTGCGAGCATACAAAGCCTTGTATAG
- a CDS encoding flagellar biosynthesis anti-sigma factor FlgM gives MKINQIKEDKIYNSIIKEKALAPENGHGVSGTAQCAKKDSLVISEKAKSHSEVKGIVSAVINKAEKPASSEKLMRLKSQIASGEYNISSSDIAEKILRQKNGSGII, from the coding sequence ATGAAAATAAACCAAATCAAAGAAGATAAAATTTACAATTCCATTATAAAAGAAAAGGCTCTTGCTCCGGAAAACGGGCATGGCGTTTCGGGCACGGCTCAATGCGCAAAGAAGGACAGCCTTGTTATTTCTGAAAAAGCCAAAAGCCATTCGGAAGTCAAAGGCATTGTAAGCGCGGTGATAAACAAGGCTGAAAAGCCGGCATCTTCCGAAAAGCTGATGCGTCTGAAAAGTCAGATAGCAAGCGGCGAATACAACATATCCAGTTCGGATATCGCGGAAAAAATATTAAGGCAAAAGAACGGGAGTGGTATAATATGA
- the flgK gene encoding flagellar hook-associated protein FlgK, whose product MRSTFYGFEIAKSGIQAAQTGLDVTGENMANISTEGYSRQVVDQFANRDNSDSYKISQNANTVVGMGVTVKGIKQIRDNFLDIRYRDANSEYQAFSKGASVMTDIKNILDETQTDGLNVMLKELYSNLQVLSRNAGDVEISSLVRSSARKVTETLNQYDSQLDTITAQQTFDMNVAVENVNTLLSKIDGLNDTMKTEKLQGNTTNELEDQRNIYLDQLSSFLNVSVEKNADGSVSIKTGGTYLLNAQTDTVSTLSVIADPGNLHIENENGATIGVTGGSFYGLMEVLNGKGCYAASGENSYRGVLYYKSALDDFAKAFANTINTLNGVGKPLFDGTAAKDITISDDWIADANYITASQIGGNNGANDNILKMISAMDSITGVSPYFNGTFGDYTLSLMSDVGIDLDYKNVMSKSSNLVLASISNQRESIMGVSLNEETASLLQYQKAFEASSRFMTTLDEALDVIINRMGVVGR is encoded by the coding sequence ATGAGATCAACTTTTTATGGGTTTGAAATAGCGAAGAGCGGGATACAGGCCGCCCAGACAGGTCTTGACGTGACCGGTGAAAACATGGCGAACATATCTACGGAAGGGTATTCCAGACAGGTTGTCGATCAATTTGCAAATCGTGATAATTCTGACAGCTACAAAATATCTCAGAATGCGAATACTGTCGTCGGAATGGGCGTTACCGTTAAAGGGATAAAGCAGATACGCGACAATTTTCTTGATATAAGATACCGCGACGCAAATTCTGAATATCAAGCTTTTTCAAAAGGCGCATCAGTCATGACAGACATCAAGAATATTTTGGACGAGACACAGACCGACGGGCTGAATGTCATGCTTAAGGAGTTATATAGCAATCTTCAGGTGCTATCGCGCAACGCGGGAGACGTTGAAATTTCGAGCCTTGTGCGTTCATCCGCCCGGAAGGTGACCGAAACACTTAATCAATATGACAGCCAGCTTGACACCATAACCGCACAGCAGACATTCGATATGAACGTTGCGGTGGAAAATGTCAATACTCTTCTCAGTAAAATAGACGGCTTGAACGATACCATGAAGACGGAAAAGCTTCAGGGAAATACGACAAACGAACTCGAAGATCAGAGAAATATATATCTGGATCAGCTCTCTTCATTTTTAAATGTTTCGGTTGAAAAAAACGCGGACGGCTCCGTCAGTATTAAAACAGGCGGCACATATCTGTTAAACGCTCAGACAGATACTGTATCAACACTTTCCGTTATAGCTGATCCGGGAAATTTACATATAGAAAACGAAAACGGCGCGACAATCGGAGTCACCGGCGGATCGTTTTACGGACTTATGGAGGTATTAAACGGCAAAGGCTGTTATGCCGCAAGCGGGGAGAATTCATACCGCGGAGTTTTATATTATAAAAGCGCGCTTGACGATTTTGCAAAAGCCTTTGCGAATACCATTAATACATTGAATGGTGTCGGAAAGCCTCTTTTTGACGGGACTGCGGCAAAAGATATTACCATATCCGATGACTGGATTGCGGACGCGAATTATATTACCGCAAGCCAAATCGGAGGCAACAACGGAGCAAACGACAATATTCTTAAAATGATCAGTGCGATGGATAGTATAACCGGTGTATCACCTTACTTTAATGGCACCTTCGGCGATTACACTCTTTCATTGATGAGTGATGTAGGGATCGATCTTGATTATAAAAATGTTATGTCAAAATCAAGCAATCTTGTGCTTGCTTCAATATCCAACCAAAGGGAATCTATCATGGGTGTTTCTTTAAATGAAGAAACTGCAAGCCTTTTACAGTATCAGAAAGCCTTTGAGGCTTCTTCGAGGTTTATGACGACGCTTGACGAGGCTCTTGATGTTATTATCAACAGAATGGGCGTCGTCGGACGTTGA
- the flhB gene encoding flagellar biosynthesis protein FlhB has product MITDSGKTEKATPKKREDERKKGNIFQSKDVINSLSLIAAVFVIKISASSIYGSIKDIMKNGCSSTLSADNININSISRIMTGFVYDTLRIILPVCAAAMLISVILSGVQTRFKFTFSLLRPKLSRINPISGLKNIFSAKSFVELLKSLIKVTVIAIVLYTEIKTDIKQIINLPASETEEIITWIAKTAYGIVMKTAVIMGIFGAADYLYQWWSYERKIRMTKQEVKDEYKKLEGDPQVKGRIKEIQRKLSAMRMMQMVPKADVVIRNPTHYAVALKYEQKKDAAPIVIAKGKDYVAFKIIATAEKSGVYITENRPLARGLYESVELNQKIPEQYYKAVADILAFLYKLKKEKA; this is encoded by the coding sequence ATTATAACTGACAGCGGAAAAACAGAGAAAGCAACCCCTAAAAAGCGGGAAGACGAACGAAAAAAGGGCAATATTTTTCAAAGCAAGGATGTTATAAACTCGCTTTCGCTTATTGCCGCTGTATTTGTAATCAAAATTTCCGCTTCTTCCATATACGGATCAATAAAGGATATAATGAAAAACGGCTGCTCGTCCACGCTGTCAGCCGATAATATTAATATAAATTCTATATCGCGGATTATGACCGGCTTTGTATATGACACGCTCCGGATAATTCTGCCTGTATGTGCCGCCGCAATGCTCATATCCGTTATACTGAGCGGAGTTCAGACAAGATTTAAATTCACCTTCAGTCTGCTCCGGCCAAAGCTTTCGAGAATAAACCCTATATCTGGGCTTAAAAATATTTTCTCCGCAAAATCCTTTGTAGAGCTTTTAAAATCCCTGATTAAAGTTACCGTGATAGCGATTGTTTTATATACAGAGATCAAGACGGATATAAAGCAGATAATTAATTTACCCGCGTCGGAGACAGAAGAAATAATAACATGGATCGCGAAAACCGCATACGGAATCGTAATGAAAACGGCGGTGATAATGGGGATTTTCGGAGCCGCGGATTATCTTTATCAATGGTGGTCATACGAGCGCAAGATACGTATGACAAAGCAGGAAGTAAAGGATGAATATAAAAAACTTGAAGGCGATCCCCAGGTAAAAGGCAGGATCAAAGAAATACAGCGAAAATTATCGGCCATGCGTATGATGCAAATGGTTCCGAAAGCCGACGTGGTCATAAGAAATCCTACTCATTACGCGGTCGCATTAAAATATGAGCAAAAAAAAGATGCGGCGCCGATAGTCATCGCAAAGGGTAAGGACTATGTCGCGTTTAAAATTATAGCAACAGCTGAAAAAAGCGGAGTATATATAACCGAAAACAGACCTCTTGCGCGCGGATTATACGAATCCGTTGAATTGAATCAAAAAATACCGGAGCAGTACTATAAAGCTGTGGCTGATATCCTGGCTTTCTTATACAAATTAAAGAAAGAAAAAGCGTAA
- a CDS encoding flagellar biosynthetic protein FliO translates to MDDIYSLLMPLLAASAVIIGAYLTARWLAKKQKGCMSGTGSNIKILERAVIGKETYLSIVKVGDKTLLLSMTGQRVEMLCELDPDSLKTNESKHPETGFFNVLCSSLQLPSMKKHQDAKSYDNRDDRGGEIK, encoded by the coding sequence TTGGATGACATATATTCTCTTTTAATGCCGCTTCTCGCTGCGTCAGCTGTGATAATCGGAGCATATCTGACCGCAAGGTGGCTCGCAAAAAAGCAAAAAGGCTGTATGTCAGGAACAGGATCAAACATAAAAATATTGGAACGAGCTGTCATAGGAAAAGAAACGTATCTTTCGATAGTAAAGGTCGGAGATAAAACTCTATTGCTTTCCATGACGGGTCAGCGCGTGGAAATGCTCTGCGAGCTCGATCCTGACTCATTGAAGACGAACGAAAGCAAACATCCGGAAACGGGTTTTTTCAATGTTTTATGTTCTTCTTTGCAATTACCGTCCATGAAAAAGCATCAGGATGCGAAATCGTATGACAATCGGGATGATCGGGGCGGCGAAATTAAATGA
- a CDS encoding FliA/WhiG family RNA polymerase sigma factor, whose amino-acid sequence MVTNYRKAQTGNIDASVWQRYEATKDIGLRNEILMSYLYIITCNIKKMQSITKSRDDLEDMTNQGVLELISCIERYDWKRGIQFDSYASIRVRGSIIDYIRKKDWIPRDTRKRVKQLEEEYNALENKLGRQPSDVELAERLGISEAEINKIRYESMTFNVMAFEELLADNDMTLLDITENDDAQSPDGMLIEEELKEKLAGYIDELGEKEKTVISLYYYDELKLKEIAFVMGLTISRVSQIHSKAVSKLREKMQKYMDI is encoded by the coding sequence GTGGTAACAAATTACAGAAAAGCACAGACGGGCAATATTGATGCTTCCGTTTGGCAAAGATATGAAGCAACCAAGGATATCGGACTCAGAAATGAAATTCTGATGTCGTATCTCTATATCATAACCTGTAATATTAAGAAAATGCAGTCGATTACTAAAAGCCGCGACGATCTTGAGGATATGACCAATCAGGGAGTTCTGGAGCTTATCAGCTGTATTGAACGGTATGATTGGAAAAGAGGAATACAGTTTGATTCATATGCCTCGATAAGAGTAAGAGGATCAATAATTGACTACATAAGAAAAAAGGACTGGATTCCAAGAGACACAAGAAAAAGGGTCAAGCAGCTTGAAGAAGAATATAACGCGCTTGAGAATAAACTCGGAAGGCAGCCAAGCGACGTTGAACTTGCCGAAAGGCTTGGCATATCGGAAGCTGAAATTAACAAAATACGATATGAATCAATGACCTTTAATGTCATGGCATTCGAAGAGCTGCTTGCCGACAACGACATGACTCTTTTGGATATCACGGAAAACGATGACGCGCAGTCTCCAGACGGTATGCTGATCGAAGAGGAGCTGAAAGAAAAGCTCGCAGGGTATATTGACGAACTTGGTGAAAAGGAAAAGACCGTCATCTCGTTGTATTACTACGATGAGCTGAAGCTGAAGGAAATCGCTTTTGTTATGGGGCTGACAATATCGAGAGTATCGCAAATTCACTCCAAAGCCGTTTCAAAGCTGAGAGAAAAAATGCAGAAATATATGGACATATAA
- the fliP gene encoding flagellar type III secretion system pore protein FliP (The bacterial flagellar biogenesis protein FliP forms a type III secretion system (T3SS)-type pore required for flagellar assembly.), with protein sequence MKIKRTFKIISLSALMALASAIGSAAADDTPAGISVNLGGSDTLEILLTLTIIALIPSILIMMTSFTRIIIVLSCLRNALGLQQTPPNQVLIGIALFLSLFIMTPVLDKINTDAYQPYKSKEITQEQAVDAAVKPLREFMLKNTNNDDLNMFLDLGGYGTPETFDEIKTTVIIPAFITSELKRAFTIGFLLYLPFLIIDMVVSSTLMSLGMMMLPPSMISLPFKLMLFVLVNGWDLIIKSLVISFN encoded by the coding sequence ATGAAAATAAAGAGAACATTTAAAATAATATCTCTTTCCGCCTTAATGGCTCTTGCATCAGCAATCGGATCTGCTGCGGCGGATGACACGCCCGCGGGAATATCGGTGAATCTCGGCGGAAGCGATACCTTAGAGATACTTCTGACGCTCACGATTATCGCGCTTATTCCTTCGATTTTAATAATGATGACAAGCTTTACACGCATCATAATCGTGCTGTCCTGTTTAAGAAACGCTTTGGGCCTGCAGCAGACGCCGCCAAATCAGGTTTTGATAGGTATTGCGCTGTTCCTGTCGCTGTTTATTATGACGCCCGTATTGGATAAAATTAATACTGATGCATATCAACCTTATAAAAGCAAAGAAATAACGCAGGAGCAGGCGGTCGACGCGGCTGTGAAGCCGCTGCGCGAATTTATGCTTAAAAACACGAATAACGACGACCTTAATATGTTTTTGGATCTCGGTGGTTACGGAACTCCGGAAACATTTGATGAAATTAAAACGACTGTAATTATCCCGGCGTTCATTACCAGCGAACTGAAACGCGCTTTTACAATCGGATTTTTACTTTATCTGCCTTTTCTTATAATTGATATGGTTGTTTCAAGCACTTTGATGTCACTTGGAATGATGATGCTGCCCCCTTCGATGATATCGCTGCCGTTCAAGCTTATGCTTTTTGTGCTGGTGAACGGATGGGATCTGATCATAAAATCACTGGTAATAAGCTTTAATTAA
- the fliR gene encoding flagellar biosynthetic protein FliR, which produces MWESISSYYILFLLVLTRMSGVFLFNPFFGRKNVPAIIKIGLALLISVLITPTLGLKNPEIGSQIVFIIMLIKELFIGYVMGFVVNLLVAWVLMAGEMSDIQLGLGMSKLYDNQTNVSMPVTGAVFNIMLTLVFFAQNGHLNLIKIASLSCMAFPLGYELVNPEIGSYLTLLFGNILLMTVKLAAPIIAVELLTEIGMGIFMRNVPQVNVFVASIQVKLMVGLIIFIFVLPVYYEYLGKSIDFMFEKLEQSIILMLKS; this is translated from the coding sequence ATGTGGGAGAGCATTTCATCGTATTACATATTATTTCTGCTTGTATTAACGAGGATGTCAGGAGTTTTCCTATTCAATCCTTTTTTCGGACGTAAAAATGTACCCGCCATTATAAAAATCGGACTGGCTTTGCTTATTTCAGTTTTAATAACACCGACGCTCGGTTTGAAAAACCCGGAAATAGGCTCACAGATAGTATTTATAATAATGCTGATCAAAGAGCTGTTTATCGGATATGTGATGGGCTTTGTCGTAAATCTGCTTGTTGCCTGGGTTCTGATGGCCGGTGAAATGAGCGATATTCAGCTCGGGCTTGGTATGTCAAAGCTTTATGATAATCAAACGAACGTTTCGATGCCGGTTACCGGAGCTGTATTTAATATCATGCTGACGCTGGTGTTTTTTGCTCAGAACGGTCACCTTAACCTGATAAAAATCGCATCGCTTTCCTGTATGGCTTTTCCTCTCGGTTATGAGCTTGTAAATCCGGAAATAGGCAGTTATCTGACGCTTCTGTTCGGAAACATACTGCTTATGACCGTGAAGCTGGCGGCTCCGATAATAGCTGTTGAACTTCTGACGGAGATCGGAATGGGCATATTTATGCGCAATGTTCCTCAGGTGAACGTGTTTGTCGCAAGCATTCAGGTAAAGCTCATGGTCGGGCTGATAATTTTTATTTTTGTTTTGCCGGTTTATTATGAGTACCTGGGTAAATCCATCGATTTCATGTTTGAAAAACTTGAACAAAGCATAATTCTGATGTTGAAAAGCTGA